A region of the Nocardia asteroides genome:
TTGCGATGACGTTGACACACCCCGCCTACGGGCAGCTCCGGCAGGTCACCGAAACGGCGGCGGTGCTGCTCGCCGACAATCCGGGGCGGATGACCCTGGAGGGAACCAACACCTGGATCCTTCGCGCCCCCGGACGGTCGGATTGTGTGGTCGTGGACCCGGGGCCGAAAGACAAAGCGCACAACGCCGCGATCACCGACGCCACCGGTGGCCGGATCGCCCTCACCTTGATCACCCACCGCCATCACGATCACACCGGCGGTATAGATCGGCTGGTCTCGCTGACCGGCACGCCGGTGCGAGCCAAGGATCCCGCCTTCCTGCGGGGCTCGGACGCCCGCCTCGAGGACGGTGAGGTGATCGAGGCGGCGGGCTTGCGGATCACCGTGCTGCACACGCCGGGCCACACCGCCGACTCGGTGAGTTTCCTCCTCGACGACGCGGTGCTGACCGGCGATACCATGCTCGGCGCGGGAACCACCGTGCTGGACTCCAGCGACGGTACCCTGGCCGACTATCTGTCCTCGCTGGACCGGCTGGTCGAGGCGGGCAAGGGCAAGGCGTTGCTGCCCGCCCACGGTCCGGATCACCCGGATCTGGAGCCGGTCGCCCGCTACTACATCGCTCATCGGCACGAGCGCCTCGATCAGGTGCGGGAGGCGCTGCGGACGCTCGGCCCGGATGCGGGTGCGATGGCGGTGGTGCGGCGGGTGTACTCGGACGTGGACAAGCGGCTGTGGCCTGCCGCGCGCAGTTCGGTGCAGGCTCAGCTGAATTACCTGCGCGCGCAGGGATAGCAGAACGACAGAACGCCGGGTTCAGTGGAGCGCTGAACCCGGCGTCGCCGTATAGGTTCCGTGCGTTACCGTGCGCGGCGCGCGAGGCGCTCGGAGTCGGAGATGAGCACGCTCTTGCCCTCCAGACGCAGCCAGCCGCGATGCGCGAAGTCGGCGAGCGCCTTGTTCACGGTCTCGCGGGAGGCGCCCACCAGTTGGGCGATCTCCTCCTGGGTCAGGTCGTGGGTGACCCGCAGCGCACCCGCCTCCTGGGTGCCGAAGCGCTGCGCGAGCTGCAGCAGCGCCTTGGCGACCCGGCCCGGGACGTCGGTGAAGATCAGGTCGGCCAGGTTGTTGTTGGTGCGGCGCAGGCGGCGGGCGAGAACGCGCAGCAGTTGCTCGGCGATCTCGGGCCGCTGATCGATCCAGGTCTTGAGGGCGTCGCGGTCCATCGTCACCGCGCGCACCTCGGTCACCGTGGTGGCGGTGGAGGTACGCGGGCCCGGGTCGAAGATCGACAGCTCGCCGAA
Encoded here:
- a CDS encoding MBL fold metallo-hydrolase, whose product is MTLTHPAYGQLRQVTETAAVLLADNPGRMTLEGTNTWILRAPGRSDCVVVDPGPKDKAHNAAITDATGGRIALTLITHRHHDHTGGIDRLVSLTGTPVRAKDPAFLRGSDARLEDGEVIEAAGLRITVLHTPGHTADSVSFLLDDAVLTGDTMLGAGTTVLDSSDGTLADYLSSLDRLVEAGKGKALLPAHGPDHPDLEPVARYYIAHRHERLDQVREALRTLGPDAGAMAVVRRVYSDVDKRLWPAARSSVQAQLNYLRAQG
- a CDS encoding Crp/Fnr family transcriptional regulator, whose product is MDEALARAGIFQGVEPTAVAALAKQLQPVDFPRGHVIFNEGEPGDRLYIITAGKVKIGRRSPDGRENLLTIMGPSDMFGELSIFDPGPRTSTATTVTEVRAVTMDRDALKTWIDQRPEIAEQLLRVLARRLRRTNNNLADLIFTDVPGRVAKALLQLAQRFGTQEAGALRVTHDLTQEEIAQLVGASRETVNKALADFAHRGWLRLEGKSVLISDSERLARRAR